A single genomic interval of Prunus dulcis chromosome 5, ALMONDv2, whole genome shotgun sequence harbors:
- the LOC117627064 gene encoding protein MODIFIER OF SNC1 1 isoform X1 yields MTSSMLLGDRRLASSSRRGPMTVLGKVPKPVNLPSQRLENHGRDPNVEIVPKGTLGWGSRSSSASNAWGSPSLSPKADGGTSPSHLSGHLSSGSGTRPSTAGSEKAHEPSSNAWGPNSRPSSASGALTSNQTSLTSLRPRSAETRPGSSQLSRFAEHSEHPVAWSAPGTAEKLGVLSAKNDGFSLSSGDFPTLGSEKDNPGNNAKSQDHSSYCRPGSSSGDRVAKETTGTSLVGDVSTNANVKSGTANSWKRENPSYSGDGGRPGMEKWQGNPHPYPSANVPPPHYDGWHGGPVTNPQGGVWYRGPPGATPYGTPVPPGGFPMEPFPYYPPQIPPAALANAQPVPPPGTGPRGHHPKNGDMYRAHMQDAYIRPGMPIRPGFYPGPVPYEGYYPSPMGYCNPNERDVPFVGMAAGPPVYNRYPSQSAHEPGNSHGRPSGYGPTNQAVMSEQLESGHPHESRGPYKVLLKQHDSWDRRNEEQRNEGAVLSHASSLEREDQPRTLASENDWISDHRKGGERDQRKALGEETASQNFDNRGACSVPMKVAPESLGNIKADDVISVKTLGTEASGTAEVGQPLLAAAKDSSLIQKIEGLNAKARVSDGRNDTASVSSREEQKNRFQVNAKANHSVNERGSSFVNPERSHVTEIVNPSHEVGFSAGDKNQVTAGSGISISRRSNQGMHSRSDHRGRGRLNNQEGEGWWKKSLVSEPTTVVSSAHLETPNVHLQDHLVTMEATEKSGSYPQGRHEEESATPLLDPNDSEAQRAKMRELAKQRTKQLQEEEEERTRRQMAKAFAKLEELNRRTQVVEGSNEKFAKLNEKYEEEEERTREQTAKALAKLEELNRCTQVVEGSNEKFAKLNEKYEEEEERTREQTAKALAKLEELNRCTQVVEGSNEKFAKLNEKYEEEEERTRGQTAKAHAKLEELNKYTQVVEGSNEKFESRSSGAIQNKQEESQTSVEPLVPGRKSASGSNLNAVAEINESSSGKVEKSTVPSSGLLLETPKSAYKEPVEMHDQSAIVANAVHHNNAPQAHDINISRQKQAPKQRQNNQLEKKSTGKFTSMSTAEGQTDTVVNVSASLGVIGSETALSSESSLTANSSAILESSSYPRKKHNRNGKNKHKTENTSTVAVLPSSVSKETNIANATFESGRPKLSELEVDPNSVHLQAIPRDAHQSSEQHSSLSNDESQGRVNSQWKSQHPRRGSRNAQAIKHSEKFHSTDAVVWAPVRSQNKADVNDEAIPKNEVEAVNAVKTDNKVQSNSKNKRAEMERYVPKPVAKEMAHQGGTQPPVTSLINQTAVNETIERADSASQGAESSQPTTITVGKVGIPIDSWNGSSRQTKHGKAHGSWRQRGSTESTTTQGLQDGPSYTSNVSQSDKKSIQYHQPQKPDVGSMVEQPKSSDGYSDGWNMPNEPDVVAPVSVSIAKDQGVKGRGKQHPFKGHKAMGNHHDLDQKKTSRGVADKINNQSSVSEMGQDLPAASKENRAVGERAMPHWQPKSQALSANNQRGNRANGGQNVGVEVGQTVKKETSPRGGVPLQPTPDKDTTEYVAQQRHDQLISERNNEEEGLNKRERKAIRGRPHSPNLGPVRPVELAPTGMDARQEQHYHTGFRKNGNQNNRFGRGQESRGDWNYSGHDSRQHNPPANRERPRHSSHFEYQPVGPYNNNTKLDNSEGPRDGSHSAGGRVKERGQSHPRRGGGNFHGRQSGAVRVDADME; encoded by the exons ATGACGTCCAGTATGTTGTTGGGGGACAGGAG GTTGGCTTCTTCTTCCAGAAGAGGTCCCATGACTGTTTTAGGGAAAGTTCCAAAACCTGTAAACTTGCCCAGTCAGAG GTTAGAAAATCATGGTAGGGACCCAAATGTGGAAATTGTTCCCAA GGGCACCCTCGGTTGGGGCAGTAGATCATCTTCTGCATCAAATGCATGGGGTTCCCCATCACTATCTCCAAAAGCTGACGGTGGCACTTCACCGAGCCATCTCAGTGGCCATCTTTCATCTGGAAGTGGCACTCGACCATCTACTGCTGGTAGTGAGAAAGCGCATGAACCTTCTTCTAATGCATGGGGTCCAAATTCTAGGCCGTCATCGGCTTCTGGGGCATTGACATCAAATCAAACATCACTGACCTCATTGCGTCCTCGCAGTGCAGAGACAAGACCTGGTAGTTCACAGTTGTCAAGATTTGCTGAACACTCTGAACATCCAGTGGCCTGGAGTGCTCCTGGGACCGCTGAAAAGTTG GGAGTCTTGTCAGCGAAGAATGATGGGTTTTCGCTTTCTTCTGGAGATTTTCCGACACTTGGTTCAGAAAAAGATAATCCTGGAAATAATGCCAAGTCACAAG ATCACAGTTCTTACTGTCGTCCTGGGTCATCTTCTGGTGACAGAGTGGCAAAAGAGACGACTGGGACTTCTCTAGTTG GTGATGTTTCCACAAATGCAAATGTCAAGAGTGGAACTGCTAATTCATGGAAAAGAGAAAATCCCTCATACAGCGGAGATGGAGGTAGACCTGGTATGGAGAAGTGGCAGGGTAATCCCCATCCTTACCCTAGTGCTAACGTCCCTCCCCCACATTATGATGGATGGCATGGTGGTCCAGTAACTAATCCACAAGGTGGTGTTTGGTATAGAGGACCTCCAGGGGCTACTCCCTACGGAACTCCGGTCCCTCCTGGTGGCTTTCCAATGGAGCCATTTCCATATTATCCTCCACAGATTCCACCTGCTGCTCTAGCCAACGCACAGCCTGTTCCTCCACCTGGAACAGGACCAAGAGGACACCATCCTAAAAATGGAGATATGTACAGAGCTCATATGCAAGATGCTTATATTCGCCCTGGTATGCCAATTCGACCTGGCTTTTACCCTGGTCCCGTACCCTATGAGGGCTATTACCCTTCTCCAATGGGCTACTGCAATCCAAATGAACGTGATGTGCCGTTTGTGGGAATGGCAGCTGGCCCCCCTGTTTATAATAGGTACCCTAGCCAAAGTGCTCATGAGCCTGGCAATTCTCATGGCAGACCCAGTGGATATGGCCCTACTAACCAGGCAGTGATGTCGGAGCAATTAGAATCTGGTCATCCGCATGAGTCTCGTGGACCTTACAAAGTTCTTCTGAAGCAGCATGACAGTTGGGATAGAAGAAATGAGGAACAAAGGAATGAGGGTGCTGTCTTATCTCATGCATCAAGTCTTGAGAGGGAGGACCAACCAAGAACGTTGGCATCGGAGAATGATTGGATATCAGATCACAGAAAGGGGGGAGAGAGGGATCAAAGGAAAGCGCTTGGTGAAGAAACTGCCTCACAGAATTTTGACAACCGAGGAGCTTGTTCTGTTCCTATGAAAGTAGCTCCTGAAAGTTTGGGAAATATAAAGGCAGATGATGTCATTTCAGTGAAGACATTGGGAACTGAAGCCTCTGGCACAGCGGAGGTAGGACAACCACTACTGGCTGCTGCGAAAGACTCCAGTCTGATTCAAAAAATAGAGGGATTAAATGCAAAGGCACGAGTTTCAGATGGACGAAATGATACTGCATCTGTTTCCAGTAGGGAGGAGCAGAAAAATAGATTCCAAGTCAATGCTAAAGCTAACCATTCAGTAAATGAACGTGGTAGTAGCTTTGTAAATCCTGAAAGATCTCATGTCACTGAAATAGTAAATCCCTCTCATGAAGTGGGCTTTTCTGCTGGAGATAAAAACCAAGTAACAGCAGGCAGTGGAATTTCAATCTCCAG GCGATCTAATCAAGGCATGCATAGTAGATCAGATCATCGTGGTAGAGGAAGGTTGAATAATCAAGAAGGTGAAGGGTGGTGGAAGAAATCCTTGGTCTCAGAACCAACAACCGTGGTATCAAGTGCACATTTGGAAACTCCTAATGTTCATCTGCAGGACCACCTTGTTACAATGGAAGCTACTGAAAAGTCTGGATCTTATCCACAAGGCAGGCATGAGGAGGAATCTGCGACACCATTGTTAGATCCAAACGATTCTGAGGCACAg CGTGCTAAAATGAGGGAGCTTGCCAAGCAACGTACCAAGCAGTTacaggaggaagaagaggaacgGACAAGAAGGCAGATGGCCAAGGCTTTTGCAAAATTGGAAGAGTTGAACAGACGTACTCAAGTGGTGGAGGGTTCAAATGAGAAGTTTGCAAAATTGAATGAGAAgtatgaggaagaagaggaacgGACAAGAGAGCAGACGGCCAAGGCTCTTGCAAAATTGGAAGAGTTGAACAGATGTACTCAAGTGGTGGAGGGTTCAAATGAGAAGTTTGCAAAATTGAATGAGAAgtatgaggaagaagaggaacgGACAAGAGAGCAGACGGCCAAGGCTCTTGCAAAATTGGAAGAGTTGAACAGATGTACTCAAGTGGTGGAGGGTTCAAATGAGAAGTTTGCAAAATTGAATGAGAAgtatgaggaagaagaggaacgGACAAGAGGGCAGACGGCCAAGGCTCATGCAAAATTGGAAGAGTTGAACAAATATACTCAAGTGGTGGAAGGTTCAAATGAGAAGTTTGAAAGTCGCTCAAGTGGTGCCATCCAGAATAAGCAAGAAGAATCTCAAACTTCTGTTGAACCATTAGTGCCTGGTAGAAAGTCAGCTTCGGGTTCTAACCTGAATGCTGTTGCAGAGATTAATGAGAGCAGCAGTGGAAAAGTTGAAAAGTCAACTGTTCCATCTAGTGGGCTACTTTTGGAAACACCAAAGAGTGCCTACAAGGAACCTGTTGAGATGCATGATCAATCTGCGATTGTTGCTAATGCTGTTCATCACAACAATGCCCCCCAGGCTCATGACATCAATATCTCTAGGCAGAAGCAGGCCCCAAAACAGAGGCAGAACAATCAGTTAGAAAAGAAGTCTACTGGAAAGTTTACTTCCATGAGTACAGCTGAGGGTCAGACAGATACAGTGGTTAATGTTTCCGCATCTCTTGGAGTTATAGGAAGTGAAACAGCCTTGAGTAGTGAGTCAAGCCTGACTGCGAATTCCAGTGCCATACTTGAGTCATCTTCTTATCCAAGAAAGAAACATAACCGAAATGGCAAGAATAAGCACAAAACAGAGAATACATCAACAGTGGCTGTTCTACCATCATCTGtatcaaaagaaacaaacattGCAAATGCCACTTTTGAGAGTGGAAGGCCAAAGTTATCTGAGTTGGAGGTGGATCCTAACTCAGTTCATTTGCAGGCCATTCCTAGAGATGCACACCAGTCTTCGGAGCAACACTCGTCTCTGTCAAATGATGAATCTCAAGGTAGAGTAAATAGCCAGTGGAAATCTCAGCATCCTCGGCGTGGGTCGAGGAATGCACAAGCTATTAAGCACTCTGAAAAGTTTCACAGTACTGATGCTGTCGTCTGGGCACCTGTGCGGTCACAGAACAAAGCTGATGTAAATGATGAAGCTATCCCCAAAAATGAAGTTGAGGCTGTTAATGCTGTAAAGACCGACAATAAGGTGCAAAGTAACTCAAAAAATAAGAGGGCAGAAATGGAGAGATATGTTCCAAAACCTGTAGCTAAAGAGATGGCGCATCAAGGAGGCACTCAACCACCAGTGACTTCTTTAATCAATCAGACTGCAGTAAATGAGACCATTGAGAGAGCAGATTCTGCTTCTCAAGGTGCCGAAAGTTCTCAACCTACTACCATAACTGTTGGAAAAGTGGGGATTCCCATAGATTCCTGGAATGGGAGTAGTAGACAGACTAAGCACGGAAAGGCACATGGATCATGGCGGCAACGGGGGTCAACAGAATCAACCACCACTCAAGGTTTGCAAGATGGACCATCATATACTTCAAATGTTAGTCAGAGTGATAAAAAATCAATCCAGTATCATCAACCCCAGAAGCCTGATGTTGGCTCAATGGTAGAGCAACCAAAGAGTTCTGATGGTTATTCTGATGGATGGAACATGCCCAACGAGCCTGATGTTGTTGCACCGGTCTCTGTATCAATTGCAAAGGACCAGGGAGtaaaaggaagaggaaaacAACATCCATTCAAGGGACACAAAGCCATGGGAAATCATCATGATCTTGATCAAAAGAAAACTAGTAGAGGGGTTGCTGACAAAATTAACAATCAATCATCAGTCTCTGAAATGGGTCAGGACCTACCTGCTGCTTCCAAAGAGAATCGAGCTGTTGGCGAACGTGCAATGCCTCATTGGCAACCCAAATCTCAGGCACTTTCAGCCAATAATCAACGGGGAAACAGGGCCAATGGTGGTCAAAATGTTGGTGTAGAAGTTGGTCAGACTGTCAAAAAGGAAACCAGTCCCCGAGGTGGGGTGCCACTTCAGCCAACACCTGACAAGGACACTACTGAATATGTGGCCCAGCAGCGACATGATCAATTGATTTCTGAGAGAAACAATGAAGAGGAAGGACTgaataagagagagaggaaagcCATCAGGGGACGCCCCCACTCTCCAAACCTGGGTCCAGTTAGGCCAGTTGAACTGGCTCCCACTGGTATGGATGCTAGACAAGAGCAGCATTATCACACAGGGTTCCGCAAAAATGGAAACCAAAACAACCGTTTTGGCAGAGGTCAAGAATCTCGTGGGGATTGGAATTATTCAGGGCATGATAGTAGGCAACACAACCCCCCTGCAAACAGGGAGAGACCGAGGCACAGTTCGCATTTTGAGTACCAGCCAGTTGGGCCGTACAACAACAATACCAAACTTGACAACTCCGAGGGACCTAGAGATGGTTCTCATAGTGCAGGTGGAAGGGTCAAGGAAAGAGGCCAAAGTCACCCGCGACGTGGTGGGGGAAACTTCCATGGACGACAAAGTGGTGCTGTGCGAGTAGATGCAGATATGGAGTAG
- the LOC117627064 gene encoding protein MODIFIER OF SNC1 1 isoform X2 yields MTSSMLLGDRRLASSSRRGPMTVLGKVPKPVNLPSQRLENHGRDPNVEIVPKGTLGWGSRSSSASNAWGSPSLSPKADGGTSPSHLSGHLSSGSGTRPSTAGSEKAHEPSSNAWGPNSRPSSASGALTSNQTSLTSLRPRSAETRPGSSQLSRFAEHSEHPVAWSAPGTAEKLGVLSAKNDGFSLSSGDFPTLGSEKDNPGNNAKSQGDVSTNANVKSGTANSWKRENPSYSGDGGRPGMEKWQGNPHPYPSANVPPPHYDGWHGGPVTNPQGGVWYRGPPGATPYGTPVPPGGFPMEPFPYYPPQIPPAALANAQPVPPPGTGPRGHHPKNGDMYRAHMQDAYIRPGMPIRPGFYPGPVPYEGYYPSPMGYCNPNERDVPFVGMAAGPPVYNRYPSQSAHEPGNSHGRPSGYGPTNQAVMSEQLESGHPHESRGPYKVLLKQHDSWDRRNEEQRNEGAVLSHASSLEREDQPRTLASENDWISDHRKGGERDQRKALGEETASQNFDNRGACSVPMKVAPESLGNIKADDVISVKTLGTEASGTAEVGQPLLAAAKDSSLIQKIEGLNAKARVSDGRNDTASVSSREEQKNRFQVNAKANHSVNERGSSFVNPERSHVTEIVNPSHEVGFSAGDKNQVTAGSGISISRRSNQGMHSRSDHRGRGRLNNQEGEGWWKKSLVSEPTTVVSSAHLETPNVHLQDHLVTMEATEKSGSYPQGRHEEESATPLLDPNDSEAQRAKMRELAKQRTKQLQEEEEERTRRQMAKAFAKLEELNRRTQVVEGSNEKFAKLNEKYEEEEERTREQTAKALAKLEELNRCTQVVEGSNEKFAKLNEKYEEEEERTREQTAKALAKLEELNRCTQVVEGSNEKFAKLNEKYEEEEERTRGQTAKAHAKLEELNKYTQVVEGSNEKFESRSSGAIQNKQEESQTSVEPLVPGRKSASGSNLNAVAEINESSSGKVEKSTVPSSGLLLETPKSAYKEPVEMHDQSAIVANAVHHNNAPQAHDINISRQKQAPKQRQNNQLEKKSTGKFTSMSTAEGQTDTVVNVSASLGVIGSETALSSESSLTANSSAILESSSYPRKKHNRNGKNKHKTENTSTVAVLPSSVSKETNIANATFESGRPKLSELEVDPNSVHLQAIPRDAHQSSEQHSSLSNDESQGRVNSQWKSQHPRRGSRNAQAIKHSEKFHSTDAVVWAPVRSQNKADVNDEAIPKNEVEAVNAVKTDNKVQSNSKNKRAEMERYVPKPVAKEMAHQGGTQPPVTSLINQTAVNETIERADSASQGAESSQPTTITVGKVGIPIDSWNGSSRQTKHGKAHGSWRQRGSTESTTTQGLQDGPSYTSNVSQSDKKSIQYHQPQKPDVGSMVEQPKSSDGYSDGWNMPNEPDVVAPVSVSIAKDQGVKGRGKQHPFKGHKAMGNHHDLDQKKTSRGVADKINNQSSVSEMGQDLPAASKENRAVGERAMPHWQPKSQALSANNQRGNRANGGQNVGVEVGQTVKKETSPRGGVPLQPTPDKDTTEYVAQQRHDQLISERNNEEEGLNKRERKAIRGRPHSPNLGPVRPVELAPTGMDARQEQHYHTGFRKNGNQNNRFGRGQESRGDWNYSGHDSRQHNPPANRERPRHSSHFEYQPVGPYNNNTKLDNSEGPRDGSHSAGGRVKERGQSHPRRGGGNFHGRQSGAVRVDADME; encoded by the exons ATGACGTCCAGTATGTTGTTGGGGGACAGGAG GTTGGCTTCTTCTTCCAGAAGAGGTCCCATGACTGTTTTAGGGAAAGTTCCAAAACCTGTAAACTTGCCCAGTCAGAG GTTAGAAAATCATGGTAGGGACCCAAATGTGGAAATTGTTCCCAA GGGCACCCTCGGTTGGGGCAGTAGATCATCTTCTGCATCAAATGCATGGGGTTCCCCATCACTATCTCCAAAAGCTGACGGTGGCACTTCACCGAGCCATCTCAGTGGCCATCTTTCATCTGGAAGTGGCACTCGACCATCTACTGCTGGTAGTGAGAAAGCGCATGAACCTTCTTCTAATGCATGGGGTCCAAATTCTAGGCCGTCATCGGCTTCTGGGGCATTGACATCAAATCAAACATCACTGACCTCATTGCGTCCTCGCAGTGCAGAGACAAGACCTGGTAGTTCACAGTTGTCAAGATTTGCTGAACACTCTGAACATCCAGTGGCCTGGAGTGCTCCTGGGACCGCTGAAAAGTTG GGAGTCTTGTCAGCGAAGAATGATGGGTTTTCGCTTTCTTCTGGAGATTTTCCGACACTTGGTTCAGAAAAAGATAATCCTGGAAATAATGCCAAGTCACAAG GTGATGTTTCCACAAATGCAAATGTCAAGAGTGGAACTGCTAATTCATGGAAAAGAGAAAATCCCTCATACAGCGGAGATGGAGGTAGACCTGGTATGGAGAAGTGGCAGGGTAATCCCCATCCTTACCCTAGTGCTAACGTCCCTCCCCCACATTATGATGGATGGCATGGTGGTCCAGTAACTAATCCACAAGGTGGTGTTTGGTATAGAGGACCTCCAGGGGCTACTCCCTACGGAACTCCGGTCCCTCCTGGTGGCTTTCCAATGGAGCCATTTCCATATTATCCTCCACAGATTCCACCTGCTGCTCTAGCCAACGCACAGCCTGTTCCTCCACCTGGAACAGGACCAAGAGGACACCATCCTAAAAATGGAGATATGTACAGAGCTCATATGCAAGATGCTTATATTCGCCCTGGTATGCCAATTCGACCTGGCTTTTACCCTGGTCCCGTACCCTATGAGGGCTATTACCCTTCTCCAATGGGCTACTGCAATCCAAATGAACGTGATGTGCCGTTTGTGGGAATGGCAGCTGGCCCCCCTGTTTATAATAGGTACCCTAGCCAAAGTGCTCATGAGCCTGGCAATTCTCATGGCAGACCCAGTGGATATGGCCCTACTAACCAGGCAGTGATGTCGGAGCAATTAGAATCTGGTCATCCGCATGAGTCTCGTGGACCTTACAAAGTTCTTCTGAAGCAGCATGACAGTTGGGATAGAAGAAATGAGGAACAAAGGAATGAGGGTGCTGTCTTATCTCATGCATCAAGTCTTGAGAGGGAGGACCAACCAAGAACGTTGGCATCGGAGAATGATTGGATATCAGATCACAGAAAGGGGGGAGAGAGGGATCAAAGGAAAGCGCTTGGTGAAGAAACTGCCTCACAGAATTTTGACAACCGAGGAGCTTGTTCTGTTCCTATGAAAGTAGCTCCTGAAAGTTTGGGAAATATAAAGGCAGATGATGTCATTTCAGTGAAGACATTGGGAACTGAAGCCTCTGGCACAGCGGAGGTAGGACAACCACTACTGGCTGCTGCGAAAGACTCCAGTCTGATTCAAAAAATAGAGGGATTAAATGCAAAGGCACGAGTTTCAGATGGACGAAATGATACTGCATCTGTTTCCAGTAGGGAGGAGCAGAAAAATAGATTCCAAGTCAATGCTAAAGCTAACCATTCAGTAAATGAACGTGGTAGTAGCTTTGTAAATCCTGAAAGATCTCATGTCACTGAAATAGTAAATCCCTCTCATGAAGTGGGCTTTTCTGCTGGAGATAAAAACCAAGTAACAGCAGGCAGTGGAATTTCAATCTCCAG GCGATCTAATCAAGGCATGCATAGTAGATCAGATCATCGTGGTAGAGGAAGGTTGAATAATCAAGAAGGTGAAGGGTGGTGGAAGAAATCCTTGGTCTCAGAACCAACAACCGTGGTATCAAGTGCACATTTGGAAACTCCTAATGTTCATCTGCAGGACCACCTTGTTACAATGGAAGCTACTGAAAAGTCTGGATCTTATCCACAAGGCAGGCATGAGGAGGAATCTGCGACACCATTGTTAGATCCAAACGATTCTGAGGCACAg CGTGCTAAAATGAGGGAGCTTGCCAAGCAACGTACCAAGCAGTTacaggaggaagaagaggaacgGACAAGAAGGCAGATGGCCAAGGCTTTTGCAAAATTGGAAGAGTTGAACAGACGTACTCAAGTGGTGGAGGGTTCAAATGAGAAGTTTGCAAAATTGAATGAGAAgtatgaggaagaagaggaacgGACAAGAGAGCAGACGGCCAAGGCTCTTGCAAAATTGGAAGAGTTGAACAGATGTACTCAAGTGGTGGAGGGTTCAAATGAGAAGTTTGCAAAATTGAATGAGAAgtatgaggaagaagaggaacgGACAAGAGAGCAGACGGCCAAGGCTCTTGCAAAATTGGAAGAGTTGAACAGATGTACTCAAGTGGTGGAGGGTTCAAATGAGAAGTTTGCAAAATTGAATGAGAAgtatgaggaagaagaggaacgGACAAGAGGGCAGACGGCCAAGGCTCATGCAAAATTGGAAGAGTTGAACAAATATACTCAAGTGGTGGAAGGTTCAAATGAGAAGTTTGAAAGTCGCTCAAGTGGTGCCATCCAGAATAAGCAAGAAGAATCTCAAACTTCTGTTGAACCATTAGTGCCTGGTAGAAAGTCAGCTTCGGGTTCTAACCTGAATGCTGTTGCAGAGATTAATGAGAGCAGCAGTGGAAAAGTTGAAAAGTCAACTGTTCCATCTAGTGGGCTACTTTTGGAAACACCAAAGAGTGCCTACAAGGAACCTGTTGAGATGCATGATCAATCTGCGATTGTTGCTAATGCTGTTCATCACAACAATGCCCCCCAGGCTCATGACATCAATATCTCTAGGCAGAAGCAGGCCCCAAAACAGAGGCAGAACAATCAGTTAGAAAAGAAGTCTACTGGAAAGTTTACTTCCATGAGTACAGCTGAGGGTCAGACAGATACAGTGGTTAATGTTTCCGCATCTCTTGGAGTTATAGGAAGTGAAACAGCCTTGAGTAGTGAGTCAAGCCTGACTGCGAATTCCAGTGCCATACTTGAGTCATCTTCTTATCCAAGAAAGAAACATAACCGAAATGGCAAGAATAAGCACAAAACAGAGAATACATCAACAGTGGCTGTTCTACCATCATCTGtatcaaaagaaacaaacattGCAAATGCCACTTTTGAGAGTGGAAGGCCAAAGTTATCTGAGTTGGAGGTGGATCCTAACTCAGTTCATTTGCAGGCCATTCCTAGAGATGCACACCAGTCTTCGGAGCAACACTCGTCTCTGTCAAATGATGAATCTCAAGGTAGAGTAAATAGCCAGTGGAAATCTCAGCATCCTCGGCGTGGGTCGAGGAATGCACAAGCTATTAAGCACTCTGAAAAGTTTCACAGTACTGATGCTGTCGTCTGGGCACCTGTGCGGTCACAGAACAAAGCTGATGTAAATGATGAAGCTATCCCCAAAAATGAAGTTGAGGCTGTTAATGCTGTAAAGACCGACAATAAGGTGCAAAGTAACTCAAAAAATAAGAGGGCAGAAATGGAGAGATATGTTCCAAAACCTGTAGCTAAAGAGATGGCGCATCAAGGAGGCACTCAACCACCAGTGACTTCTTTAATCAATCAGACTGCAGTAAATGAGACCATTGAGAGAGCAGATTCTGCTTCTCAAGGTGCCGAAAGTTCTCAACCTACTACCATAACTGTTGGAAAAGTGGGGATTCCCATAGATTCCTGGAATGGGAGTAGTAGACAGACTAAGCACGGAAAGGCACATGGATCATGGCGGCAACGGGGGTCAACAGAATCAACCACCACTCAAGGTTTGCAAGATGGACCATCATATACTTCAAATGTTAGTCAGAGTGATAAAAAATCAATCCAGTATCATCAACCCCAGAAGCCTGATGTTGGCTCAATGGTAGAGCAACCAAAGAGTTCTGATGGTTATTCTGATGGATGGAACATGCCCAACGAGCCTGATGTTGTTGCACCGGTCTCTGTATCAATTGCAAAGGACCAGGGAGtaaaaggaagaggaaaacAACATCCATTCAAGGGACACAAAGCCATGGGAAATCATCATGATCTTGATCAAAAGAAAACTAGTAGAGGGGTTGCTGACAAAATTAACAATCAATCATCAGTCTCTGAAATGGGTCAGGACCTACCTGCTGCTTCCAAAGAGAATCGAGCTGTTGGCGAACGTGCAATGCCTCATTGGCAACCCAAATCTCAGGCACTTTCAGCCAATAATCAACGGGGAAACAGGGCCAATGGTGGTCAAAATGTTGGTGTAGAAGTTGGTCAGACTGTCAAAAAGGAAACCAGTCCCCGAGGTGGGGTGCCACTTCAGCCAACACCTGACAAGGACACTACTGAATATGTGGCCCAGCAGCGACATGATCAATTGATTTCTGAGAGAAACAATGAAGAGGAAGGACTgaataagagagagaggaaagcCATCAGGGGACGCCCCCACTCTCCAAACCTGGGTCCAGTTAGGCCAGTTGAACTGGCTCCCACTGGTATGGATGCTAGACAAGAGCAGCATTATCACACAGGGTTCCGCAAAAATGGAAACCAAAACAACCGTTTTGGCAGAGGTCAAGAATCTCGTGGGGATTGGAATTATTCAGGGCATGATAGTAGGCAACACAACCCCCCTGCAAACAGGGAGAGACCGAGGCACAGTTCGCATTTTGAGTACCAGCCAGTTGGGCCGTACAACAACAATACCAAACTTGACAACTCCGAGGGACCTAGAGATGGTTCTCATAGTGCAGGTGGAAGGGTCAAGGAAAGAGGCCAAAGTCACCCGCGACGTGGTGGGGGAAACTTCCATGGACGACAAAGTGGTGCTGTGCGAGTAGATGCAGATATGGAGTAG